The bacterium genome includes the window CGGCCGTACGGCTTGCCGAAGCACCGCCATAACCCGGAGATGGACCAGGAACTGTCGCTCGCGGCGGGAGGCGCGGTGGCGATCACCTTCGTCCCGCACCTGATGCCGATGGTCCGCGGAATCCTCGCCACCTGCTACGCCACGGCGAAGGCGAACGTGACCGCGAACGACGTGGACGCGGCCTACCGGAAACGGTACGGGAAAGAGCCGTTCGTCCGCCTGCTGCCGCCGGGGCTGCTTCCGTCCACGAAGGACGTGCGGGGAAGCAACTTCTGCGACATCGCCTGGCGGGTGGACGGGAAGAGCCGCCGGGTGGTGGTGATCTCCGCCATCGACAACCTGGTGAAGGGCGCGGCCGGCGCGGCGGTCCAATGCTTCAACCTGATGTCGGGATTTCCCGAGGAGGAGGGGCTCCGGGCGATGCCCCTGTTCCCGTGATCGCCGCGGGGACGGGCGGTCGCGTCGCCGTGGTGATTCCCGCCCGTTACGCCGCGACCCGGCTGCCGGGGAAGCCGCTGGCCGAAATCGACGGACGCCCGATGATATGGTATGTCTGGAGCAAGGCGAGCGCCGCGAAGATCCCGTCGCGCGTCGTGGTCGCGACCGACGACGCGCGGATCGCCTCGGTGGTCCGCGGGTTCGGGGGCGAGGCGGTTCTCACCTCCCCCGGATGCGCCTCCGGTACCGACCGGGTCGCCGAGGCCGCCCGCGGGATGGACGAGGAGATCCTGATCAACCTGCAGGGGGACGAGCCGCTGATGCACCCGTCGGTCATCGACGCGGTGGCCGGGCCCCTGCTCGCCGAGACGGACGTCCTGATGTCGACGGCGGCCCTCCCCCAGGCCGACCCGGAAGAGTACGCGCGCGCCTCCGTGGTCAAGGTGGTGGTC containing:
- the kdsB gene encoding 3-deoxy-manno-octulosonate cytidylyltransferase, yielding MLQPDVGISRGGGAPGDAPVPVIAAGTGGRVAVVIPARYAATRLPGKPLAEIDGRPMIWYVWSKASAAKIPSRVVVATDDARIASVVRGFGGEAVLTSPGCASGTDRVAEAARGMDEEILINLQGDEPLMHPSVIDAVAGPLLAETDVLMSTAALPQADPEEYARASVVKVVVDARGDALYFSRSPVPHYRDTGTGPYRKHLGIYGYRREFLFRVAAMRPSPLEEAERLEQLRVLQAGYRIRVVDVAHDSVGVDTPEDLKAVEERVCGPKRR